One segment of Cyanobium sp. ATX 6F1 DNA contains the following:
- a CDS encoding Crp/Fnr family transcriptional regulator encodes MNRASLLRPARSGLKLEQGQSVLLDANSPLLSQGLRVQAGLVRLYLPSPEGVEITIGFLQSGEGLNPETVLRDWVGLEALCPATLSTLTPADPLPKAGEGVGDWMLELLLIRHLNQCEQRLQALLTLLVLRLGRRNGAWYELPMRLTHERLAELMGSTRVTVTKMMSRWRETDLVEYGDGGSTGLRLAPALIESERLVA; translated from the coding sequence ATGAACCGGGCCTCCCTGCTCAGACCCGCCCGCTCAGGGCTCAAGCTGGAGCAGGGTCAATCCGTTCTGTTGGATGCCAACTCGCCCCTGCTGAGCCAAGGCCTGCGGGTGCAAGCTGGATTGGTACGGCTCTACCTGCCCAGCCCCGAAGGGGTGGAGATCACGATCGGCTTCCTGCAGAGCGGAGAGGGCCTCAACCCGGAGACCGTGCTCCGTGACTGGGTGGGGCTGGAGGCGCTCTGTCCGGCCACGCTCTCCACCCTGACACCGGCCGATCCGCTCCCGAAGGCGGGCGAGGGCGTGGGCGACTGGATGCTGGAATTGCTGCTGATCCGTCACCTCAACCAATGCGAGCAGCGCCTCCAGGCTCTGCTGACCCTGTTGGTGCTGCGGTTGGGCCGACGCAACGGTGCCTGGTACGAACTGCCCATGCGCCTGACCCACGAACGCCTCGCTGAACTGATGGGTAGCACCCGCGTCACGGTCACCAAGATGATGTCGCGGTGGCGGGAGACCGACCTGGTGGAGTACGGCGATGGCGGCAGCACGGGGCTGCGCCTGGCGCCGGCCTTGATTGAGTCGGAGCGCCTAGTGGCCTAA
- a CDS encoding nitrate ABC transporter ATP-binding protein (This model describes the ATP binding subunits of ATP-binding cassette (ABC) transporters for nitrate transport, or for bicarbonate transport, in bacteria and archaea.), with translation MQTETVTAPLAEQTREAFLVIDGVSKVYPTKTGLFPVLDNIQLSVAECEFVCLIGHSGCGKSTLLDMVSGFRQPTEGEVRLESQTIQEPGPERMVVFQNYSLLPWLSAYDNIALAVNHVFPELKRNGQARELVEQSLAMVGLTEAADKKPASLSGGMKQRVSIARALALKPKVLVLDEPFGALDPITREELQEELLRIWADHKVTVLMITHDIDEALFLADRIVMMTNGPAATIGEVLELPFARPRDRARLMEQPEYFDLRNRALDFLYRRYAHDDE, from the coding sequence ATGCAGACCGAAACCGTCACGGCGCCGCTGGCCGAACAGACCCGGGAGGCCTTCCTGGTGATCGATGGCGTCTCGAAGGTGTACCCCACCAAGACAGGGCTCTTTCCCGTTCTCGACAACATTCAACTCAGCGTTGCCGAGTGTGAGTTCGTCTGTCTGATCGGCCATTCCGGTTGTGGCAAGTCCACCCTGCTCGACATGGTGTCGGGATTCCGCCAGCCCACCGAGGGTGAGGTGCGGCTGGAATCCCAGACGATCCAGGAGCCGGGGCCAGAACGGATGGTGGTGTTCCAGAACTACTCGCTGCTGCCCTGGCTGAGTGCTTACGACAACATCGCCCTTGCGGTGAACCATGTGTTCCCGGAGCTGAAGCGCAATGGCCAGGCCCGGGAGCTGGTTGAGCAGAGCCTGGCCATGGTGGGACTCACCGAAGCGGCCGACAAGAAGCCGGCAAGCCTCTCGGGGGGCATGAAGCAGCGGGTTTCGATTGCCCGGGCCCTGGCGTTGAAGCCCAAGGTTCTGGTGCTCGATGAGCCGTTCGGCGCCCTCGATCCGATCACCCGGGAGGAACTGCAGGAGGAGCTGCTGCGCATCTGGGCCGACCACAAGGTGACGGTGCTGATGATCACCCACGACATCGATGAAGCCCTGTTTCTGGCCGACCGGATCGTGATGATGACCAACGGCCCAGCCGCCACGATCGGCGAGGTGCTGGAGCTGCCGTTTGCGCGCCCACGGGATCGAGCCCGCTTGATGGAGCAGCCGGAATACTTCGATCTGCGCAATCGCGCCCTTGATTTCCTCTACCGCCGCTACGCCCACGACGACGAATGA
- a CDS encoding nitrate ABC transporter ATP-binding protein (This model describes the ATP binding subunits of ATP-binding cassette (ABC) transporters for nitrate transport, or for bicarbonate transport, in bacteria and archaea.) gives MPALFTVDNITQCFALKGGGHYNALKDVFLDIAEGEFVSLVGHSGCGKSTLLNLLAGLTQATEGGILMEGREVTDPGPDRMVVFQNYSLLPWKTVHQNIALAVDNVMASSSKAERESIIDHHIKLVGLKAAAEKYPHEISGGMKQRVAIARALALRPKLLLLDEPFGALDALTRGNLQEQLMRICEEAKVTTVMVTHDVDEALLLSDRIVLMTNGPEAYIGQIMEVDLPRPRTHLSAAAHPTYYSQRGEVVQFLNQQRLARLQRLNPATAIAANTLEKVNLDIGFIPLTDCAPLVVAQERGFFAKYGLEQVTLRRETNWKTLEANVRQKVLDAGQMVAGMPFAMTLGGGGQPPTPVISALTLSRNGNAITLHRRFAEAGVHSLADLKAWTVANPGRKPVLAMVHPASMHNLILRAWLASGGMEPGRDVELIVIPPPQMVATLKAGSIDGFCVGEPWNSRAVQEGLGTVIATDGELWNGHCEKVLGVREDWAAAHPLTHQALIKALIEACRYCDDPANRADLSELLARREYVGADGALLRPGLIGPFDRGLGEPQPMPEFFRFYGAQINPPDPSDAAWILTQLARWGISPFPLNWEEVIERVQRPDLYAAAAESLGLPLESRASTALQPFGAPRLDPDDPLGYLEALGANGAISRETVVLPPRPGPIPVSPSTLR, from the coding sequence ATGCCTGCCCTGTTCACGGTCGACAACATCACCCAGTGCTTTGCGCTCAAAGGAGGGGGGCACTACAACGCCCTGAAGGATGTTTTTCTCGACATCGCCGAGGGCGAGTTCGTCTCCCTGGTAGGCCACTCGGGCTGTGGTAAGTCAACGCTGCTCAACCTGTTGGCCGGTCTCACCCAGGCCACGGAGGGAGGCATCTTGATGGAGGGGCGTGAGGTTACCGATCCAGGCCCTGACCGGATGGTGGTGTTTCAGAACTATTCGCTGCTGCCCTGGAAAACGGTGCATCAGAACATCGCCCTGGCCGTCGACAACGTGATGGCTTCCAGCAGCAAGGCCGAACGGGAATCGATCATTGATCACCACATCAAGCTGGTGGGGCTCAAGGCGGCGGCCGAAAAGTATCCCCACGAAATTTCAGGTGGGATGAAGCAGCGGGTGGCGATCGCCCGGGCCCTGGCCTTGCGTCCCAAGCTGTTGCTGCTTGATGAACCCTTCGGCGCTCTTGATGCCCTCACTCGGGGCAATCTTCAGGAGCAGTTGATGCGCATCTGCGAAGAGGCCAAGGTCACCACGGTGATGGTCACCCACGATGTTGATGAGGCGTTGCTGCTCTCCGATCGCATCGTGCTGATGACCAATGGCCCGGAGGCCTACATCGGCCAGATCATGGAGGTCGACCTGCCCCGGCCCCGCACCCACCTGTCCGCGGCGGCGCATCCCACCTACTACTCCCAGCGGGGGGAGGTGGTTCAGTTCCTCAATCAGCAGCGACTGGCCCGGCTCCAGCGTCTCAATCCAGCCACCGCCATCGCCGCCAATACGCTCGAAAAGGTGAATCTGGACATCGGTTTCATCCCGCTCACGGATTGCGCCCCCCTGGTCGTGGCCCAGGAGCGGGGCTTCTTCGCCAAGTACGGCCTGGAGCAGGTGACGTTGCGACGCGAGACGAACTGGAAGACCCTCGAAGCCAATGTGCGCCAGAAGGTGCTGGATGCGGGCCAGATGGTGGCGGGGATGCCCTTCGCCATGACCCTTGGGGGCGGCGGACAGCCACCCACGCCGGTGATCTCGGCGCTCACCCTCTCACGTAACGGCAATGCGATCACCTTGCATCGCCGTTTTGCCGAGGCCGGGGTGCACAGCCTGGCCGACCTGAAGGCCTGGACCGTTGCCAACCCTGGCCGCAAGCCTGTGCTGGCGATGGTGCATCCCGCCTCGATGCACAACCTGATCCTGCGGGCCTGGCTGGCCTCCGGCGGCATGGAACCCGGTCGGGATGTGGAGCTGATCGTGATCCCGCCCCCCCAGATGGTGGCCACGCTCAAGGCCGGCAGCATCGATGGCTTCTGTGTTGGGGAGCCATGGAACAGCCGCGCCGTGCAGGAGGGTCTGGGCACGGTGATCGCCACCGATGGGGAGCTCTGGAACGGCCATTGCGAAAAGGTGCTGGGCGTCCGTGAAGACTGGGCCGCCGCCCACCCGCTCACCCACCAGGCCCTGATCAAGGCCCTGATCGAAGCCTGCCGCTATTGCGACGATCCCGCCAACCGCGCCGATCTCAGCGAGCTGCTGGCCCGCAGGGAGTATGTGGGCGCCGATGGGGCCCTGCTGCGCCCAGGCCTGATCGGTCCTTTCGACCGGGGGCTGGGCGAGCCGCAGCCGATGCCGGAGTTCTTCCGCTTCTACGGGGCCCAGATCAACCCGCCCGACCCCAGCGATGCGGCCTGGATTCTCACCCAGCTGGCGCGCTGGGGCATCAGCCCCTTCCCGCTCAACTGGGAGGAGGTGATCGAGCGGGTGCAGCGTCCCGACCTCTACGCCGCCGCCGCCGAGTCGCTGGGTCTGCCGCTCGAGAGTCGGGCGTCTACAGCGCTGCAGCCGTTCGGAGCGCCAAGGCTCGACCCAGACGACCCGCTGGGCTACCTCGAGGCGCTCGGCGCCAACGGCGCGATCAGCCGCGAAACGGTTGTCTTGCCGCCCAGACCCGGCCCGATCCCCGTCTCCCCGTCCACTCTTCGCTGA
- the ntrB gene encoding nitrate ABC transporter permease, with protein MITASAPRRAAGPTRGRPPRAPALTWLSSPLARQIKAPVICIGLTLLVWQLACTISGTAFPGPIQVVTQTWNPYISKPFYDDGGTAKGMGWQILISLQRVAIGYSLAAVVGIAAGMALGLNGFIRKGFDPMIQVLRTVPPLAWLPISLLLFQQADIAAIFVIFITAVWPIVINTAVGIQEIPQDYTNVARVLRLSKRAYIREIVIPSTVPYVFTGLRIAIGLAWLAIVAAEMLKADGGIGYFIWDAYNAGGDSSTSQIILAIVYVGIVGLILDRLIAYVGSRLNTGAH; from the coding sequence ATGATCACGGCCTCTGCCCCCCGTCGCGCCGCCGGTCCGACCCGCGGTCGCCCCCCCCGGGCTCCTGCGCTCACCTGGCTGAGCAGCCCTCTGGCCCGGCAGATCAAGGCTCCGGTGATCTGCATCGGGTTGACCCTGCTGGTGTGGCAACTTGCCTGCACAATCAGCGGCACCGCCTTTCCCGGGCCGATCCAGGTGGTCACCCAGACCTGGAACCCCTACATCAGCAAGCCTTTCTACGACGACGGCGGCACCGCCAAGGGCATGGGCTGGCAGATCCTGATCTCCCTGCAACGGGTGGCGATCGGTTACAGCCTGGCGGCGGTGGTCGGCATCGCCGCGGGCATGGCCCTGGGTCTCAACGGTTTCATCCGCAAGGGGTTCGATCCAATGATCCAGGTGCTGCGCACGGTGCCGCCCCTGGCCTGGCTGCCGATCTCGCTGTTGCTGTTCCAGCAGGCGGACATTGCGGCGATCTTCGTGATCTTCATCACGGCCGTGTGGCCGATCGTGATCAACACCGCCGTGGGCATCCAGGAGATCCCACAGGACTACACCAATGTCGCCCGGGTGCTGAGGCTGAGCAAACGTGCCTACATCCGAGAAATCGTCATTCCCTCCACCGTTCCCTACGTGTTCACGGGCCTGCGCATTGCCATCGGCCTGGCCTGGCTGGCGATCGTGGCTGCTGAGATGCTCAAGGCTGATGGTGGCATCGGCTACTTCATCTGGGATGCCTACAACGCCGGCGGCGACAGCAGCACCAGCCAGATCATCCTGGCCATCGTCTACGTGGGCATCGTGGGCCTGATTCTCGATCGGCTCATCGCCTACGTCGGTAGCCGCCTGAACACCGGAGCCCACTGA